Proteins encoded by one window of Canis aureus isolate CA01 chromosome 13, VMU_Caureus_v.1.0, whole genome shotgun sequence:
- the RNASE9 gene encoding inactive ribonuclease-like protein 9, producing the protein MWTLLTMQPLALLLLLMMQPLQFIILKNFGDFTDEKLEEFEDYLGDIYSPGPAKPPTKDTFLRRIIIDPGRPLTDSAYCTEEIKMKNVHNNFSCVREHFFLQIAYEDVQKTCKNLHVPCKNGVKKCHRSKEVIEGVYCNLTRGAKMTDCEYDSFYRQGYVLITCRWQNNIQEIVPVYVDDIMALDNDVKANIYHNAKK; encoded by the coding sequence ATGTGGACTCTGCTCACCATGCAGCCCCTGGCTCTGCTGCTCCTGCTGATGATGCAGCCACTGCAATTTATAATTCTGAAGAACTTTGGtgatttcacagatgaaaagCTAGAAGAGTTTGAAGATTACTTGGGGGACATATACAGCCCAGGACCTGCCAAACCTCCTACCAAAGATACTTTCCTAAGGCGTATTATTATCGATCCTGGAAGACCACTAACTGATTCAGCCTACTGTACTGAAGAAATCAAGATGAAAAACGTTCACAACAATTTCAGTTGTGTCAGAGAACATTTCTTCCTCCAAATAGCATATGAGGACGTGCAAAAGACCTGTAAAAACTTACATGTGCCTTGTAAGAATGGAGTTAAGAAATGTCACAGGAGCAAGGAAGTAATAGAAGGAGTCTATTGTAATTTAACACGAGGAGCTAAAATGACAGACTGTGAATATGACTCTTTTTATAGGCAGGGCTATGTCCTTATTACTTGTCGATGGCAAAATAATATTCAGGAAATTGTTCCTGTTTACGTAGATGATATTATGGCTCTGGATAATGATGTGAAAGCCAACATCTACCACAATGCAAAAAAGTAG